Proteins encoded by one window of Salvia splendens isolate huo1 chromosome 7, SspV2, whole genome shotgun sequence:
- the LOC121741380 gene encoding probable E3 ubiquitin-protein ligase ARI8, whose amino-acid sequence MDYEEDEYSSGDDGYASLEGPTIVNDKPYKILNEETLKQLQQNDISEVSDLLGVTRGIACTLLVRHKWTIDSVLDDWFTDEKLRQSIGGGVSPTLNPLLQNNLYCKICMETVSHTLSAACGHVFCTDCWVGYIAAAVSGGAACLTLRCPEPKCTAVAGLDVIQAVSPAEDGLKFRRYLYESYVESSPARKWCPGPGCEFAVEFFGGKDYDVTCDCSFKFCWQCTEEQHRPVSCGTVAKWAEKNTSEADNNSWIVAYTKACPNCNQNIEKNQGCCHMTCKCRYEFCWNCMQKWKNYGHTCNEYTREKEAGVECSLVEARAELARYSFYFERWALNHRSREIARADAARARSERVPALSAAQGVKETELEFVVEAWDQIVECRRVLKWSYAYGYYVRREERKKKEIFEFLQGDAERSLERLHHCAEKEGANFAGKALEEFAEYRPKLVNLTKVTAKFFQNLVRALENDLSEVEGA is encoded by the coding sequence ATGGATTACGAAGAGGACGAATACTCAAGCGGAGATGACGGCTACGCCTCCTTGGAGGGCCCCACCATCGTCAATGACAAACCCTACAAAATCCTGAATGAAGAAACACTGAAACAGCTCCAACAAAACGACATCTCCGAAGTTTCGGATCTCCTCGGCGTCACCAGAGGCATCGCCTGCACCCTCCTCGTCCGCCACAAATGGACCATCGACTCCGTTCTCGACGACTGGTTCACCGACGAAAAACTCCGCCAATCCATCGGCGGCGGCGTATCTCCAACCCTAAACCCTCTCCTCCAAAACAATCTCTACTGCAAAATTTGCATGGAAACCGTCTCCCACACGCTCTCTGCCGCCTGCGGCCATGTCTTCTGCACCGACTGCTGGGTCGGCTACATCGCCGCCGCCGTCAGCGGCGGCGCCGCCTGCCTCACCCTCCGATGCCCCGAGCCCAAGTGCACCGCTGTGGCCGGCCTCGACGTGATTCAGGCCGTCTCTCCCGCTGAGGACGGCCTCAAATTCCGTCGCTATTTATACGAATCGTACGTGGAGTCGAGCCCAGCCAGGAAGTGGTGCCCTGGCCCCGGGTGCGAATTCGCGGTGGAATTCTTCGGAGGAAAGGACTATGACGTGACTTGCGACTGCAGCTTCAAATTCTGCTGGCAGTGCACGGAGGAGCAGCACAGGCCAGTGAGCTGCGGGACGGTGGCGAAGTGGGCGGAGAAGAACACATCGGAAGCAGACAACAACTCGTGGATTGTGGCGTACACGAAGGCCTGCCCGAACTGCAATCAAAATATTGAGAAGAATCAAGGATGCTGCCACATGACGTGCAAATGCCGCTACGAATTCTGCTGGAACTGTATGCAGAAGTGGAAGAACTACGGCCACACGTGCAACGAGTACACGAGGGAGAAGGAGGCCGGGGTGGAATGCAGCTTGGTGGAGGCGAGGGCAGAGCTAGCCAGATACTCCTTCTACTTTGAGAGATGGGCGTTGAATCACAGGTCGAGGGAGATTGCACGCGCAGATGCAGCGCGCGCGAGGAGCGAGAGGGTCCCGGCTCTCTCAGCCGCGCAGGGGGTGAAGGAGACGGAACTGGAGTTTGTGGTTGAGGCCTGGGACCAGATCGTGGAGTGTAGGCGCGTGCTGAAGTGGAGCTACGCGTATGGATACTACGTGAGGagggaggagaggaagaagaaggagatttTCGAGTTCTTGCAGGGAGATGCGGAGCGATCGCTGGAGAGGCTGCACCACTGCGCCGAGAAGGAGGGAGCCAACTTTGCTGGGAAAGCGTTGGAGGAGTTTGCTGAGTATAGACCCAAGTTGGTTAATCTCACTAAGGTTACTGCCAAGTTTTTTCAGAATCTGGTTAGGGCTCTCGAGAATGATCTTTCGGAAGTTGAGGGTGCATAG
- the LOC121810576 gene encoding uncharacterized protein LOC121810576, which produces MADDEAVQPVDAKEPIELLILLEEILRNHRQNMLLVCMLISVAKSNSHKRKRGGRGIPEVMIDSIPAHVKQLDRLTRVSDRSCLDNLRMDRNTFGKLCRILRDRTGLIDQKFVTVEEQVAMFLSILAHHKKTRVVGHDFMRSSETVSKYTHMVLRGVLSLHELLLVKPEPVDDDCTESRWKWFKVGRVPQVIRGYYVMQSAVLSALKYPKVKHFVIHSIVTRAGLKLTFSWAFTFADCYYLCDNAYANSEGFITPYKGIRYHLKEWGNGTQAPQTPEELFNLKHSKARNVIERSFALLKMRWGILRSPSYYLIEVQTGLIIACFLLHNFIRTHMEVDPYEELLGVHYDDGYVSDHDDPVLATISTVAPTPMWSKKRDDLAAAMWAERNTV; this is translated from the exons ATGGCCGACGACGAAGCTGTTCAGCCG GTGGATGCTAAGGAACCAATCGAGCTACTGATTTTGCTTGAGGAAATACTAAGAAACCATAGGCAAAACATGCTCCTTGTATGCATGCTTATATCTGTGGCCAAATCCAATTCACATAAAAGGAAACGGGGTGGAAGGGGGATCCCAGAGGTAATGATTGACTCCATTCCTGCTCATGTAAAACAGTTGGACAGGCTTACCCGGGTTTCTGATCGTTCATGTCTAGACAATCTGCGTATGGATAGAAACACTTTCGGTAAATTATGTCGAATTCTGCGTGATCGCACTGGATTAATAGACCAAAAATTTGTAACCGTCGAGGAACAAGTTGCTATGTTTTTGTCCATTCTTGCACACCATAAAAAGACACGGGTTGTAGGCCACGATTTCATGCGTTCTTCTGAAACAGTTTCTAAATACACACATATGGTGCTTCGTGGTGTGCTCAGTTTGCATGAGTTGTTGTTAGTTAAACCTGAACCGGTTGACGATGACTGCACGGAATCAAGATGGAAGTGGTTTAAG GTTGGGAGGGTTCCGCAGGTGATTCGAGGGTATTACGTGATGCAATCAGCCGTCCTCTCGGCCTTAAAGTAcccaaaggtaaaacattttgtTATCCACTCTATAGTGACGAGGGCAGGCTTGAAGCTAACCTTTTCATGGGCTTTCACATTTGCAGATTGCTATTACCTATGTGACAATGCGTATGCCAACAGCGAAGGATTCATCACCCCGTACAAAGGCATTCGGTACCATCTGAAGGAGTGGGGTAACGGAACTCAAGCACCTCAAACACCCGAAGAATTGTTTAACTTGAAGCACTCTAAAGCACGGAATGTGATTGAGCGTTCGTTTGCATTGCTCAAGATGCGCTGGGGAATTCTTCGCAGCCCAAGCTACTATCTTATCGAGGTCCAAACGGGTTTgataattgcttgtttcttgCTTCACAATTTTATACGTACTCACATGGAGGTGGATCCATACGAGGAATTGTTAGGAGTTCACTATGACGACGGGTATGTGAGTGATCACGATGACCCTGTGTTGGCCACTATCTCAACCGTCGCGCCGACACCAATGTGGTCGAAGAAGAGGGACGACCTTGCTGCTGCAATGTGGGCTGAGAGGAATACCGTGTGA
- the LOC121742700 gene encoding copper transport protein ATX1-like — MSQTVELKVAMSCQGCVGAVKRVLGKTEGVESFDIDLESQKVTVKTNIPPETVLQAVSKTGKATSFWEAGEPGSKST, encoded by the exons ATGTCTCAG ACAGTTGAGCTTAAGGTTGCCATGTCATGTCAAGGCTGTGTCGGAGCAGTGAAGAGGGTTCTTGGGAAGACGGAAG GTGTTGAGTCATTCGACATTGATTTGGAGAGTCAAAAGGTGACCGTGAAAACCAATATCCCACCCGAAACTGTTCTTCAGGCTGTTTCGAAGACTGGGAAGGCAACCTCGTTCTGGGAGGCGGGCGAGCCAGGATCGAAGTCCACATAG